One uncultured Desulfovibrio sp. genomic window, GACTCGGCCACGGCAAAGACCAGAGGCACATTACCCAGGAAGCGCACATTATAATAGAAGGAGCCGTTCACGTTGGTGCAGGTGCCAGAAGTACTCTTTGCGCTCACTTCGTCCCAGTTCACGCCAGCAAGCGGGGTCGAGGCGAAATCATACTTTCCAGGCCAGAGCAATGCCTGCGGTGAAAGAATGACCACGTCCTGCGGCGTTTGGGAGTATTGCATGAGCGAACGCATATCGAAGTTGACAACAACAACACCGAGGAATTCCGTTCCGTCATAGAGCGGAGAAGCAAGCAGAATTTCAGGCCCAAAGGACGAGTTCTGCACATCGGCGCGCAGGGCGCGTGTGCTCTGCTTTTTGTCTTCGTAAAGCAGCGGAATGAAATCCAGCGGCTTCATGGGATTGGCAGGTTCCTGACCCAAAATGGTGCCATCGTACTTTACCCCTGCAAAACCACTGACCCAGGGAAAGGAGGTAAGGAAGGAAGCAAGCCACTCGCGCGTCGGCGGCTTATCGGCATTGAGCATCGTCCGTTCAAGGCGGCTCAGCTCAACGTCAATACCCATCATGCTGTGCGTGAGGGAAAGCGCCTGGGGCGAAAGATTGCCCTTTTCTTCAAAATCCACGGTGGCCGGGGGGCTCACATAGCTGTTCCACAACGACTTTGTGGATTTCCAGACGTTCTTGGTGGGCTGGTATGAACTGCAACCCGTTACAAGAGATGCAGCAAATGCCAGCAAAAAGAAATAACGCACATATGATTTCAACACAGTGTTCTCCCTCATTAACTGTGCGCCCTGGCTTCGACACGTTCAGCCAAAGCTTCAAGCATGCTTATCAGCTTGTCCTTGCCGCTGGCATGTTCTGCCGTAGCAGCGGGTTGGACAAGATCTACCGTCTGGGCGTTGCCCAGTCGCGCAGTCAACGTAGTAATGCGCTGACGCAAATCAGCGCTTTCTTCCGGATGTACCGCTGCGGCAGCAAGCTCATGGTAAATATCAAGTGCGCCCTTGATGTCACCCTGTTCTGCCAGCACTTCGGCCATAGAGCGGGTACGCAGCGAAAAACGCTCCTCCCCTTCATCTGCATCGTCTACAACAACAGCTTCGGACTGGGTGACCGGGGCAGCATATGCGGCATACGCATCTGCGCCGCGAGCCAGCATGGAAGGAGTGTCTTCCGATTCTGCTGGCAGGGCCTCATCGTCCGCCATGGCAAGATCAGGATCAAAATCAATAGGATCGTGAGCGTCAACGTCATCAATGTGAGCATCAGCATCAAGCGGGGCATCCGCGTCATGCATGGCGGTTACCAAGCCGGGAGCAGTTGCCAGAACGGGAGCGGCAACAAATTGCTCAGCCGCTTCTGCCACGGTCGCTGCAGCCCCAGTTACTGCCGGATTTGCAGCCGTTGATGTCGCTGCAAATGCCGCCTCATGTGCGGATGGGCCAGCAGCAGGGATGGCGGCCTCGGAACGCGCCTGCAAATTGGCCCCAGCGCCAGCAGCGACTCCAGCTCCAGACAGGGAGGCCAGCCCCTGGTTGATGACTTCGTGCAATGATACCGGGCCCTTTGAAAAATTGAGGGCCAGAAACCGCAGCACGGCAGCAGTATCAGGCGCATCGCCAGCAGCATTGATGCATGCGGCCCATGCCTGCCAAAAGCCTGCATAGGTAGAAAACATTTTTGTCAGCCTGCCCACCTGCTTTTCGCAGGCTTCGAGCCGATTGGCGGTGTGCAGCAGCTCTATGAGAAAAAGCCTGGCTTCAAGAAATTCCTCGTGCCGGGCAAGCCCCTGCTCCAGAATTTCAACGGCTTCATCTGTGCGTCCAGCCTCGGAAAGCAGACGCGCCAGAGGGAAAAAGACCTTGGAATTGGGCTCAAGCTCCAGGACTTCTTTATACCATTCAATTTTTTCCGTCATGGTTTCTGCTCCCGCCCCGTTTTCGCCACCTCGCCAAAAAGATAGAGCACCTCATTATCGCGAATATAGTGGAGGCGCTGACGAATGACTTTTTCCATATACTGGCTGTCGGACTGCAAAAGGCGAATTTCACGGCTCAGAGAGAGGTTCTCCGCATCGAGGCTTGCAATCTGCTTTTCAAGCTCGGCGTACTGGTGCTTGAGCTCTCGGTATTCAATAAGGCCGGTGGGCCCCCAGACCATGCGGGCAAAAAACACCACATTAACAAGGCCCAGCACAACCAGAATAAAGGTACGCCAAAACATTACTGCAGCAGCCGTTGAGGTTGAGAACCGTTACCCGCTGAAAGACGCAGTTCAGCCAAAAAAGTGGCCGTGGCCTTTTCAAGCCGCGTAACGTCTTCTTCCGCAAGGTTCATCTGGTCTACCTGATGCAGATAATCCTTGAGGGTGTTCAGTTCCTGATCAAAGTGACGGCCCCAGACCCCGGCGCGCATGTCGGGCTCCAGCTCCAGAATGGTCTGGATGCAGTTTTTCAGGCGGATCTGCAACGTACTCATGCGTTGTTCCCGTTAGCCTGCCTGTTTACGCGTGTTGCGGTAAAAATCATAGCAATAGTTGGCCCCTGAAACCACGGCCAGCACCAGCGCTATATAGAGCAGCACAAGGCCAAGCAACCGCAGATCCATGCCCCACAATGGATAATGCAGGGCAAGAGGCACAATGGCAAAAATCTGGAGCACAGTCTTGGCCTTACCGAACTTGTCGGCGGCAAGCACGATGCCCTCGTCAATGGCAATGGCGCGCAGGCCTGTGACCACAAGCTCGCGGCATACAATAATGATAACCACCCAGGCGGGCGCCCAGTCCAGCTTCACAAACATGATCAGCACCGAGCAAATCAGCACTTTGTCGGCCAGCGGGTCCAAAAACTTGCCCATGCTGGTGACCATATTGGAGCGGCGGGCAATATAACCGTCTGCCCAGTCGGTAAGGGAGGCAAAAATAAAGGCCAGAGTAGCCAAAATGCAGGTCATCGGGCCTTCAAAATAGAGCAGCAAAACAACCAGAGGGGTCATTAAAATGCGTAACAGTGTAATTTTATTAGCAAGATTAAGCATTCTTCCTCTCAGGCGCTCCGTGCGAATTTTTTAAAGCGTTACCACAAAAGAACACGGGAGAAAAGGAGAAAAAAGCTCCCCCGGCGACCGTGCACCAGCCGCCAGGGAAGCCTGCATTCTATCGGGGCAAACCTGCAGGGGCGCAACTAGCTGCGCGAACCGGCAAGGGCTTCCAAGCTACCGTCGGCGGCAGCGGCAATTGAATCTGCCAGGCTAAGAAAGGCTTCCTTGGCTGCGCTTTCCGCTTCAAGGTACACCACAGGAATACCTTTGTCAGCCGCAACCACA contains:
- a CDS encoding M48 family metallopeptidase, encoding MTEKIEWYKEVLELEPNSKVFFPLARLLSEAGRTDEAVEILEQGLARHEEFLEARLFLIELLHTANRLEACEKQVGRLTKMFSTYAGFWQAWAACINAAGDAPDTAAVLRFLALNFSKGPVSLHEVINQGLASLSGAGVAAGAGANLQARSEAAIPAAGPSAHEAAFAATSTAANPAVTGAAATVAEAAEQFVAAPVLATAPGLVTAMHDADAPLDADAHIDDVDAHDPIDFDPDLAMADDEALPAESEDTPSMLARGADAYAAYAAPVTQSEAVVVDDADEGEERFSLRTRSMAEVLAEQGDIKGALDIYHELAAAAVHPEESADLRQRITTLTARLGNAQTVDLVQPAATAEHASGKDKLISMLEALAERVEARAHS
- a CDS encoding septum formation initiator family protein, giving the protein MFWRTFILVVLGLVNVVFFARMVWGPTGLIEYRELKHQYAELEKQIASLDAENLSLSREIRLLQSDSQYMEKVIRQRLHYIRDNEVLYLFGEVAKTGREQKP
- the pgsA gene encoding CDP-diacylglycerol--glycerol-3-phosphate 3-phosphatidyltransferase, giving the protein MLNLANKITLLRILMTPLVVLLLYFEGPMTCILATLAFIFASLTDWADGYIARRSNMVTSMGKFLDPLADKVLICSVLIMFVKLDWAPAWVVIIIVCRELVVTGLRAIAIDEGIVLAADKFGKAKTVLQIFAIVPLALHYPLWGMDLRLLGLVLLYIALVLAVVSGANYCYDFYRNTRKQAG